Proteins encoded together in one Shewanella oneidensis MR-1 window:
- a CDS encoding GGDEF domain-containing protein: MLSYPRYLAVFLLIIGQSCLAFAEEQPQVGQLFKLFDSGESMPRATIEQNIALLEKLISSDDIERIEKLNQIKCWNQASDTEEEIAKALNYAEQALSQIPSTASTHFITDINLCRAWFLQLTGDINGAMEGYTKSVQSAYEHEDIKLIADARSLRGALYSYTGDFSEALDDLVTAQGLYESLNLTGWANINLTDIATSFRRYGDPESAIKYYKKLKELYLKNGNKEQVANVMSEIGIALDEMGKHEQAIEHFRFSYQYFKDQKLNIVAAINATNIAYSLIQLNRLDEAENYLNEAAPDISENEPAAYSFMKLFMGKIRNQQGRYQEALDELSAAEHAFRVMHNDRGLIQLLQLKSDIYAAMEDLPQAYHILQEFIALTKKVDDSSIAHQTTELKVKFDTSWIESENKRLIDNQKLKEQELTLLEKNKSLQLIILLLTGCILATVSLFAYKQVHRNRQLQTIALTDYLTQLPNRRHIYAQAEQYFQLALKQQIPFSIIIFDADHFKKINDNFGHEIGDQALLTIAEASKTLTTDRNLVGRIGGEEFLILLPNTDADRAWKLAHELQTLITRFGAINLPVELKLTVSAGVATLPIQSELQDQNFARLLKRADNALYEAKNAGRNCVKAAEITG; encoded by the coding sequence TTGCTATCTTACCCACGCTATTTAGCCGTATTCCTTCTCATCATAGGGCAATCATGTCTTGCTTTTGCTGAAGAGCAGCCACAGGTCGGTCAGCTATTCAAACTATTTGATAGCGGTGAGTCTATGCCGCGTGCAACCATCGAGCAAAATATTGCGCTCTTGGAAAAGCTCATCTCAAGTGATGATATCGAGCGTATTGAAAAACTAAACCAAATCAAGTGCTGGAACCAAGCTTCAGATACTGAAGAGGAAATCGCTAAAGCACTCAATTATGCCGAGCAAGCACTCTCGCAGATCCCATCAACGGCTTCGACTCATTTTATTACCGATATCAATCTTTGCCGAGCTTGGTTTTTACAACTGACAGGCGATATTAACGGCGCAATGGAGGGCTATACCAAAAGCGTTCAAAGCGCCTATGAACATGAGGATATAAAACTCATTGCCGATGCCCGCAGTCTTCGTGGTGCCTTGTATTCCTACACAGGAGACTTTTCAGAGGCATTGGATGATTTGGTGACCGCACAAGGACTTTATGAATCGTTAAATCTCACGGGTTGGGCGAATATAAACTTGACCGATATCGCCACCAGCTTTAGACGTTATGGCGACCCTGAAAGTGCAATAAAATACTACAAAAAACTCAAAGAGTTATATTTGAAAAATGGCAATAAAGAGCAAGTTGCGAATGTAATGTCAGAAATCGGAATCGCCCTGGATGAAATGGGTAAACATGAGCAAGCCATTGAACACTTTCGCTTTAGTTACCAGTATTTTAAAGACCAGAAGCTCAACATTGTTGCCGCGATCAACGCGACCAATATCGCCTATAGCCTTATTCAGTTAAACCGCTTAGATGAAGCTGAAAACTACTTAAATGAAGCGGCACCCGACATCAGCGAAAATGAACCTGCTGCATATAGTTTTATGAAGCTGTTTATGGGGAAAATACGCAACCAACAAGGTCGTTACCAAGAAGCCCTAGATGAACTTAGCGCCGCTGAACATGCATTTCGCGTGATGCATAATGACCGAGGCCTAATCCAACTATTACAACTCAAAAGTGATATCTATGCCGCTATGGAGGACTTACCACAGGCCTACCATATTCTTCAGGAATTTATTGCACTCACAAAAAAAGTAGATGACAGCTCAATTGCACATCAAACAACTGAGCTAAAAGTAAAGTTCGACACGAGCTGGATCGAATCAGAAAACAAACGATTGATCGATAATCAAAAGTTGAAGGAACAAGAATTAACCCTGCTCGAAAAAAATAAGTCGCTACAGCTCATCATTCTGTTACTCACAGGCTGTATTTTGGCCACTGTGTCACTGTTTGCTTATAAACAAGTACACAGAAACCGTCAGCTGCAAACCATTGCATTAACCGATTATCTCACCCAATTACCCAATCGCAGGCATATTTATGCCCAAGCAGAGCAGTATTTTCAGCTAGCACTTAAACAACAAATTCCTTTTTCGATCATTATCTTCGATGCGGATCATTTTAAAAAAATCAACGACAACTTCGGCCATGAAATTGGCGATCAAGCTCTTTTGACTATTGCCGAAGCGAGCAAAACATTAACAACGGATCGAAATCTGGTTGGCAGAATAGGGGGTGAAGAATTTTTGATTTTATTACCTAATACGGATGCCGATCGTGCATGGAAACTTGCCCATGAGTTACAAACTTTAATCACACGATTTGGGGCAATTAATTTACCAGTAGAGCTAAAACTGACCGTCAGTGCAGGGGTGGCGACCTTGCCCATCCAATCAGAATTACAAGATCAAAACTTTGCGCGTTTACTAAAACGGGCTGATAACGCACTATATGAAGCCAAAAATGCCGGAAGAAATTGCGTTAAAGCAGCTGAAATCACGGGATAA
- a CDS encoding tyrosine-type recombinase/integrase, translating into MSKQLERHDISDELYVYKQDNSERWYARIKVAGKWIAKATKQKEKEKAIAMAHRLQMEQGILVERGLFVNSKRFRDVADKAIKAMQKSIDNGKDIEKYTTYMQVLRKYHIPFFDRTYITSIDSDKLREFDKWRIEEFGREPAKSTLLNHNAAMQLVFKEAVDQKWMLAAQVPSLSTKGAESQRRAHFTPEEYEKAYDAVVALEGNSRKEKSRQIRELLIDYMEFAVYTGIRAGTEMDNLTWGDIGFQTNGIAFQLFITVSKGKTIKHTGTREIVCREKILSSLESLRERFPNRKPTDKIFRLADGSTTNELTKTFEKALISAGLKTSPHGDRSLYSLRHSYITWQLLAGVNMEVLAKQCGTSVAMIEKHYSHVIPKMFSRELSGVDLGEVTVKKSIRKRSDKLLNILKNRYKEWEAHYKKVGCI; encoded by the coding sequence ATGAGCAAACAACTCGAACGACACGATATCTCAGACGAATTATACGTCTATAAGCAAGACAATAGCGAGCGTTGGTACGCTCGGATTAAAGTTGCTGGCAAGTGGATTGCTAAAGCCACCAAGCAAAAGGAAAAAGAGAAAGCCATAGCCATGGCTCACCGCCTACAAATGGAACAGGGGATATTGGTGGAACGTGGCCTTTTTGTTAACTCCAAACGTTTTCGTGATGTGGCAGATAAAGCCATTAAGGCTATGCAAAAGTCTATCGACAATGGTAAAGATATCGAGAAGTACACGACTTATATGCAGGTACTTCGCAAGTACCATATCCCCTTTTTCGACCGAACTTATATCACCTCTATCGACAGTGACAAGCTGCGGGAATTTGATAAATGGCGAATAGAGGAATTCGGCCGTGAGCCAGCAAAGTCGACGCTACTGAACCACAATGCTGCCATGCAGTTAGTGTTCAAAGAAGCTGTAGACCAGAAGTGGATGCTAGCCGCTCAAGTGCCATCCCTATCGACTAAAGGTGCTGAGTCACAGCGACGTGCACACTTCACACCAGAAGAGTATGAAAAAGCCTATGATGCAGTGGTTGCTTTGGAAGGAAACAGCCGCAAAGAAAAGAGCAGACAAATCCGTGAATTGCTCATCGATTATATGGAATTTGCAGTCTACACCGGCATCAGAGCGGGTACTGAGATGGATAATCTAACGTGGGGCGATATAGGATTCCAGACCAATGGAATTGCCTTTCAGTTGTTTATTACCGTCTCCAAAGGCAAAACCATCAAGCACACTGGCACTCGTGAGATTGTGTGTCGTGAAAAGATCCTGTCGAGCTTAGAATCATTACGCGAACGATTCCCAAACCGGAAACCCACAGACAAGATCTTTCGATTAGCCGATGGCAGTACAACCAATGAGCTAACGAAAACCTTTGAAAAGGCGCTAATCAGTGCAGGTTTAAAGACCTCTCCACATGGTGATAGGTCGCTTTACTCCTTACGCCACAGCTATATCACTTGGCAACTCTTAGCGGGGGTTAATATGGAAGTATTGGCGAAACAGTGTGGTACTAGTGTTGCGATGATTGAAAAGCACTACAGCCATGTAATCCCTAAGATGTTCAGTAGGGAGTTGTCTGGTGTTGACCTCGGTGAAGTAACAGTCAAGAAATCGATAAGAAAACGCAGTGATAAACTGCTTAACATATTGAAAAATAGATATAAAGAGTGGGAAGCACACTATAAAAAAGTGGGTTGTATTTAA
- the modA gene encoding molybdate ABC transporter substrate-binding protein, producing the protein MSSLKHFLRFTTASIVSLALSCSTSFAADKEKVTVFAAASLTNALNEIGQQYEKEHQTKVIFSFASSSTLAKQIANGAPADLFISANQEWMDYLIDAKAVNADSRITLLKNTLVLIAEKNSPLNEVTLNSDWDIKAAVNGSRLAVGDPDHVPAGQYAKQALENLNLWKTAEPLLARANNVRAALALVEQGEAPLGIVYSTDAKVAQKIKIVATFPASSYSPIEYPSALTQQQSTDCAKAFNQYLQGPSAKVVFEKYGFGVN; encoded by the coding sequence ATGAGCTCGCTCAAACACTTTTTGCGCTTTACCACAGCCTCGATCGTTAGTTTAGCCCTTAGCTGCAGCACCAGCTTTGCCGCAGACAAAGAGAAAGTTACCGTTTTTGCTGCCGCATCACTCACGAATGCGCTTAATGAGATTGGCCAGCAGTACGAAAAGGAACATCAAACAAAAGTGATTTTCTCCTTTGCCTCCTCTTCAACCTTAGCGAAACAAATTGCTAATGGCGCGCCCGCCGATCTGTTTATCTCCGCCAATCAAGAATGGATGGATTACCTCATCGATGCGAAAGCCGTGAATGCCGATAGCCGTATTACCCTGTTAAAAAACACCTTAGTGCTCATTGCCGAAAAAAATAGTCCCTTAAACGAAGTGACCTTAAATAGCGACTGGGATATTAAAGCCGCAGTCAATGGTAGCCGTTTAGCCGTGGGTGACCCTGACCATGTTCCTGCCGGACAATACGCCAAGCAAGCGCTTGAAAACCTGAATCTTTGGAAAACCGCCGAGCCACTACTGGCAAGAGCAAACAATGTGCGCGCCGCCTTAGCGCTAGTGGAACAGGGCGAAGCACCGCTCGGTATCGTCTATTCGACCGATGCCAAAGTAGCGCAAAAGATTAAAATTGTGGCAACCTTCCCAGCCAGCAGCTATAGCCCAATTGAATATCCTAGCGCCTTAACTCAGCAACAATCGACTGACTGCGCGAAAGCGTTTAATCAATATCTTCAAGGCCCTAGCGCAAAAGTAGTGTTTGAAAAATATGGCTTTGGAGTGAATTAG
- a CDS encoding helix-turn-helix domain-containing protein: protein MKTLATELGHAMRKMRKLRGLSQDELALRAEIDRSYIGRIERAEVNLTLDMLYKIAEELDCEPHELLPTRASLRV, encoded by the coding sequence ATGAAAACTTTAGCGACAGAATTAGGTCATGCGATGCGTAAAATGAGAAAGCTCAGAGGCTTATCTCAGGATGAATTAGCGTTAAGGGCAGAAATTGACCGTAGTTACATTGGCCGTATAGAAAGAGCAGAGGTAAACTTAACGCTTGATATGTTGTATAAAATTGCAGAAGAGCTTGATTGTGAGCCACACGAGTTGTTACCAACTCGTGCATCTCTTAGAGTTTAA
- the queG gene encoding tRNA epoxyqueuosine(34) reductase QueG — protein sequence MSMTVTTSSNVSDAAMLSRLALQIKSWGKALGFAQIGICDTDLTAEEAKLQTWLDKGFHGEMAYMETHGMMRARPHELHSGTVRVISARMDYLPPEAGFATNLASPNMGYISRYAGGRDYHKLIRARLKKLGDQINSELVALGFDAADFRPFVDSAPVLERPLAEKAGIGWTGKHSLILNHDAGSWFFLGELLINLPLPVDIPVQEGCHSCVACITSCPTGAIVEPYTVDARRCISYLTIELQGAIPEEFRPLMGNRIYGCDDCQLVCPVNRAAPLTQESDFHIRPKLKQPELLTLFTWSETEFLKQTEGSAIRRIGHQRWLRNIAVALGNAPSSADIISALEQRKAQADVDEMVKEHIDWALAQQRAGDLQTNNRKTERLVRVIQKGLPRDA from the coding sequence ATGTCGATGACAGTAACCACTTCCAGCAATGTTTCCGATGCTGCCATGCTTTCCCGTCTCGCCTTGCAAATAAAAAGCTGGGGTAAGGCGCTTGGTTTTGCCCAGATAGGCATTTGTGACACCGACTTAACCGCCGAAGAAGCAAAACTACAAACGTGGTTAGATAAAGGATTCCACGGGGAAATGGCCTACATGGAAACACACGGTATGATGCGTGCCCGCCCCCATGAGTTACACTCAGGTACAGTACGAGTGATATCAGCCCGAATGGATTATTTGCCACCAGAGGCAGGCTTTGCCACTAACTTAGCCTCGCCGAATATGGGCTATATCTCCCGCTACGCAGGCGGTAGGGATTATCACAAACTCATCCGCGCTCGCTTAAAAAAGCTTGGCGATCAAATCAATAGCGAACTTGTCGCCTTAGGTTTCGATGCCGCGGACTTTAGGCCATTTGTCGATTCTGCCCCAGTGCTAGAACGTCCATTAGCCGAAAAAGCCGGGATAGGCTGGACGGGTAAGCACTCACTTATCCTTAATCACGATGCAGGTAGTTGGTTCTTTTTAGGGGAATTACTGATCAACCTCCCCTTGCCTGTAGATATCCCCGTTCAGGAAGGTTGCCATTCCTGTGTAGCCTGTATCACTTCCTGCCCAACGGGCGCCATTGTTGAACCTTATACTGTCGATGCAAGACGTTGTATTTCATATCTTACCATCGAATTACAGGGGGCCATTCCAGAAGAATTTCGTCCGTTAATGGGTAATCGCATTTATGGCTGCGATGATTGTCAGTTGGTGTGCCCAGTCAATCGTGCGGCGCCGCTTACACAAGAGAGTGATTTCCATATTCGCCCCAAACTCAAACAGCCCGAGCTACTCACGCTATTTACTTGGAGTGAAACAGAATTTTTAAAGCAAACCGAAGGCAGTGCCATTCGCCGTATTGGCCATCAGCGTTGGTTACGCAATATTGCCGTCGCCCTAGGCAATGCGCCTAGCTCGGCCGACATAATCTCCGCCTTAGAGCAACGTAAAGCCCAAGCGGATGTTGATGAAATGGTTAAAGAACATATCGATTGGGCATTAGCGCAGCAACGCGCTGGCGACTTGCAAACCAATAACCGCAAAACCGAACGATTGGTTAGAGTCATTCAAAAAGGCTTACCAAGGGATGCCTAG
- a CDS encoding TOBE domain-containing protein, with protein MDLHALLTLSLGDKPFANPRRIALLRQVANTGSISQGAKLAGISYKAAWDAINEMNTTMPEAVVTSEKGGKGGGGAKLTEFGERLLKVYSITSQVQDMALTALLDDSVDMHSLLDVMAHFSLKTSARNQLTGRIHSIEPLGLNDSLKVTLAGGQLIQISVTHASYERLQLALNQSILLLFKAPAVIASRDACERTGQNCVSGHLLSVTELAYKAELAIDIGGKDVIYSVMPLADIQTLVLGQPCFACFDATQVIVASMN; from the coding sequence ATGGACTTACACGCACTACTGACATTGTCATTGGGGGATAAACCTTTCGCCAATCCTCGGCGGATAGCTTTGCTACGCCAAGTGGCCAATACGGGATCGATAAGCCAAGGCGCTAAATTGGCGGGGATCAGCTATAAGGCGGCGTGGGATGCGATAAATGAGATGAACACGACTATGCCGGAGGCTGTCGTCACCAGTGAAAAGGGCGGTAAAGGCGGTGGTGGTGCCAAGCTTACCGAGTTTGGAGAACGTTTACTAAAGGTATACTCCATTACTTCGCAGGTGCAGGACATGGCATTAACAGCCTTGCTAGATGATTCAGTCGATATGCACAGTCTGCTAGATGTGATGGCGCATTTCTCCCTTAAAACCAGCGCTCGCAACCAGTTAACGGGACGTATTCACAGCATTGAGCCACTTGGTTTGAATGATAGCCTTAAGGTAACGCTAGCTGGTGGTCAGCTGATCCAGATCTCGGTGACCCATGCGAGTTACGAACGCTTGCAGTTAGCGCTTAATCAATCGATTTTATTGCTGTTTAAGGCGCCCGCTGTGATTGCCAGTCGTGATGCTTGCGAGCGAACGGGACAAAATTGCGTCAGTGGGCACTTACTGAGTGTGACTGAATTGGCCTATAAGGCAGAATTAGCCATAGATATCGGTGGCAAGGATGTGATCTACTCAGTGATGCCGTTGGCAGACATCCAAACGCTAGTACTAGGTCAGCCGTGTTTTGCCTGTTTTGATGCCACACAAGTGATTGTCGCCAGTATGAATTAA
- a CDS encoding DUF2628 domain-containing protein: MATPTKTKPVIAVKPAVKSYDELSKGWQKVFAEFDLREADKLGLLACAKHPAHTSRPKSQQLKANFVVNFKILAFLFGPFYYFAKGMWKKGLYLTLMLVMANIGIYMVWELFSDSELIDRLLPSLNCAIFGALANYDYYRYYKLDETIWPWMPKWMQNWWGILVAYFFGLAILLGAAFLSVVAEESGGTSSVKDSYLNGYEQTTVGLAFDNWSPCNQVNWELQQSTNGIRTVTYHCQTDLSVFKKAAHTEALRITGDDKKAVPKTLEAASLQVAFILNHGNSFTVDHVLWDLDLGQTHSQRYVTANNVMVDIYRNQLSLSVQELFTVQNILLNSVIGEQRNFENNTGK, encoded by the coding sequence GTGGCTACACCAACTAAGACAAAGCCTGTCATAGCCGTAAAGCCAGCAGTGAAATCCTATGATGAGTTAAGTAAAGGTTGGCAAAAGGTGTTTGCTGAGTTTGACCTAAGAGAAGCGGATAAATTAGGGCTACTGGCTTGCGCTAAACATCCAGCGCATACATCGAGACCTAAAAGTCAGCAGCTAAAGGCAAATTTTGTTGTTAACTTCAAAATACTTGCGTTTCTTTTTGGTCCTTTTTATTACTTTGCCAAAGGTATGTGGAAGAAAGGACTTTACCTCACCTTAATGCTAGTCATGGCAAACATTGGTATCTATATGGTTTGGGAGCTGTTTTCTGACTCAGAGTTGATTGATAGGCTATTACCTTCGCTTAACTGTGCTATTTTTGGGGCGCTGGCTAATTATGACTATTACCGCTACTACAAGCTCGACGAAACAATATGGCCTTGGATGCCAAAATGGATGCAAAACTGGTGGGGAATTTTAGTTGCGTATTTTTTTGGATTAGCAATCCTTTTGGGAGCGGCTTTCCTAAGTGTTGTAGCTGAAGAATCAGGGGGAACCAGTAGCGTCAAAGACAGTTACCTCAATGGATACGAACAAACCACGGTAGGCTTGGCCTTTGATAACTGGTCACCTTGTAATCAAGTGAATTGGGAATTACAACAAAGCACCAATGGTATCAGGACGGTGACATATCATTGCCAGACAGACCTATCAGTCTTCAAGAAAGCAGCGCATACAGAAGCTCTCAGAATCACTGGTGATGATAAAAAAGCTGTTCCGAAGACGCTGGAAGCTGCTTCATTACAAGTCGCCTTTATCCTAAACCATGGTAACTCTTTTACAGTAGACCACGTCTTGTGGGATCTTGACCTCGGTCAAACTCATTCACAACGTTATGTTACAGCCAACAATGTCATGGTAGATATTTATCGAAATCAGCTTAGCTTGAGTGTTCAAGAACTTTTTACCGTGCAAAATATACTGCTCAACAGCGTAATTGGGGAGCAGCGTAATTTTGAAAATAATACGGGCAAGTAG
- the modC gene encoding molybdenum ABC transporter ATP-binding protein ModC, whose protein sequence is MLTINIEKQLGQLQLKVNTQLPLRGVTAVFGRSGAGKTSLVNLLGGLTTPDKGEISLGDTLLFKHKTVNLPPEKRRIGYVFQEARLFPHYSVKGNLTYGMRHQSPALFDRIVQLLGLEKHLRSYPSTLSGGEKQRVAIGRALLTSPQMLLMDEPLASLDLPRKRELLPYLQTLAQELKLPIIYVSHSLDEILQLADHMLVLHQGHIIAQGPLTDVWNSEQMRPWVPLQELSSLICARIADRHPDYPMTRLVMDDGNQLWVSGQLPQTHKQVKVRIQANHVSVCTAEPKRSSIRNVLKGKIKELYPSDNDEQVQLKIALGNDELWANITLWACDELQLVAGKEIYAQIKGVTMTQMDIAQSH, encoded by the coding sequence ATGTTAACTATCAATATTGAAAAACAGCTTGGTCAACTGCAACTCAAGGTAAACACCCAATTGCCGTTACGAGGCGTCACCGCCGTATTTGGCCGCTCTGGTGCAGGCAAAACCTCCCTAGTGAATTTACTCGGCGGATTAACCACGCCTGATAAAGGCGAAATTAGCTTAGGTGATACACTGTTGTTCAAACATAAAACCGTTAATCTGCCTCCTGAAAAACGCCGGATTGGCTATGTTTTTCAAGAGGCCAGGTTATTTCCCCACTACAGCGTAAAGGGCAATCTAACCTATGGAATGCGCCATCAATCTCCCGCTCTGTTTGATAGAATAGTGCAACTACTCGGCCTGGAAAAACACTTACGCAGTTACCCCTCCACCCTCTCAGGCGGAGAAAAACAACGGGTTGCCATTGGCCGGGCACTACTCACCTCGCCGCAAATGTTATTGATGGATGAACCATTAGCCTCCCTCGATTTGCCACGGAAACGGGAATTGCTGCCCTATCTACAAACCCTCGCGCAGGAATTGAAGCTGCCGATTATCTATGTCAGCCACAGCTTGGATGAAATCCTACAACTTGCCGACCATATGCTGGTATTGCATCAAGGTCACATCATTGCCCAAGGGCCACTGACTGACGTGTGGAATAGCGAACAAATGCGCCCTTGGGTGCCACTGCAGGAACTGAGTTCACTTATTTGCGCCAGAATCGCCGATAGGCATCCAGATTATCCGATGACCAGACTGGTGATGGATGATGGCAATCAGCTCTGGGTCAGCGGGCAGTTGCCACAAACCCACAAACAGGTAAAAGTGCGGATCCAAGCAAACCATGTCTCGGTTTGTACTGCGGAACCTAAAAGGTCGAGCATTCGTAACGTACTCAAAGGGAAGATAAAAGAACTTTATCCCAGCGATAATGACGAGCAAGTCCAGCTCAAAATCGCCTTAGGCAATGACGAACTCTGGGCCAACATCACCCTATGGGCCTGTGACGAGTTACAACTTGTGGCAGGAAAAGAGATTTACGCTCAGATAAAAGGCGTGACAATGACGCAGATGGATATTGCCCAATCCCACTAA
- a CDS encoding disulfide bond formation protein B, with product MSINEVFRSFKAQPVNQLAKIQAERPIWFVMVGAAIFLILSAIFYFQLFLAMAPCEKCVYIRFSQSCIVIAGLIILINPRNNILKTLGLLLAWYAMIQGWIWSFELMKIHDAAHMVVDESMDFFAAAGDAAGSACSTEPRFPLGLPLDKWLPFEFAPTGGCGEDDWALFGLNMAHYCMIAYATFMVCLAPLTLGWFASFMTDRRNTIVYQTR from the coding sequence ATGTCAATCAATGAAGTTTTCCGAAGTTTCAAAGCTCAGCCGGTTAATCAACTAGCTAAAATTCAGGCTGAACGGCCAATTTGGTTTGTGATGGTAGGGGCTGCAATATTCCTCATTTTATCAGCCATTTTTTATTTTCAATTATTTTTAGCAATGGCTCCATGTGAAAAATGTGTGTACATCCGTTTTAGTCAAAGTTGTATTGTAATCGCGGGTTTAATTATTTTGATTAATCCCAGAAATAATATTCTTAAGACTCTTGGCCTATTATTAGCGTGGTACGCTATGATTCAGGGGTGGATATGGTCCTTTGAATTGATGAAAATTCATGATGCCGCACATATGGTTGTTGACGAATCAATGGATTTCTTTGCTGCTGCGGGTGATGCTGCTGGGTCTGCTTGTTCAACAGAACCTCGTTTCCCACTAGGTTTGCCCTTAGATAAGTGGTTACCCTTTGAGTTTGCACCTACAGGTGGTTGTGGTGAAGATGATTGGGCATTATTTGGCTTAAACATGGCGCACTACTGTATGATTGCCTATGCGACATTCATGGTTTGTTTAGCACCACTCACCTTGGGTTGGTTCGCAAGTTTTATGACAGATCGTCGAAATACTATTGTATATCAGACTCGATAA
- the modB gene encoding molybdate ABC transporter permease subunit, giving the protein MLSDLFLSGSLFSEPLLSEYEAAALLLSLKVSTLAVIASLPLGILCAWLLARVEFPGKAIFDSILHLPLVLPPVVVGYLLLISMGRQGIIGQWLYNWFGLSFSFSWRGAALAAAVVSFPLMVRAIRQSFETVDIRLEQAARTLGSSRWRVFLTITLPLTSPGIVSGMIIAFARSLGEFGSTITFVSNIPGETRTIPLAMYSFIETPGAEYQAMRLCVISIVIALTSLLASQWLTQKALKRTANVC; this is encoded by the coding sequence GTGCTGAGTGATTTATTCTTAAGTGGTTCGCTGTTTAGCGAGCCACTTCTCAGCGAGTATGAAGCCGCCGCGCTGCTACTCAGTCTCAAAGTATCTACCCTTGCTGTGATTGCTAGCTTACCCTTGGGTATTCTATGCGCTTGGTTACTGGCAAGAGTGGAGTTTCCCGGTAAAGCTATTTTCGACAGTATTCTCCATCTCCCCCTAGTGTTACCACCAGTGGTCGTGGGTTACCTGCTGCTTATCAGCATGGGGCGCCAAGGCATTATCGGACAATGGCTCTATAACTGGTTTGGATTAAGCTTTAGCTTTAGTTGGCGCGGCGCAGCGCTGGCTGCGGCCGTAGTGTCTTTTCCTTTGATGGTCAGAGCCATACGCCAGTCCTTCGAGACAGTTGATATTCGGCTTGAGCAGGCAGCCCGTACACTAGGCAGCAGCCGCTGGCGCGTGTTTCTCACGATAACCTTGCCGCTCACCTCACCAGGGATAGTGTCCGGAATGATCATCGCCTTTGCCCGCAGCCTAGGTGAATTTGGCTCGACCATCACCTTTGTCTCCAATATCCCCGGCGAAACCCGCACCATTCCGCTGGCCATGTACTCCTTTATCGAAACACCGGGGGCAGAATATCAGGCAATGCGCCTGTGTGTTATCTCGATTGTAATCGCATTGACCTCCCTACTCGCTTCCCAATGGCTCACACAAAAAGCCTTAAAAAGAACGGCAAATGTATGTTAA
- a CDS encoding substrate-binding periplasmic protein: MSLGYSGLVFAVTAPVRLVTEAWPPMSFEQDGVPTGFGVELVNMLQVSLGQQQSIEVLPWARAYSIASTTPNVLLFATSISDERETHFDFIGPIATSKITLYAKADDSININQLSDVNAAGIVGVYRESVGAQLLQQQGVNALLVASFPQQSAKQLLFSRVRLWCQADLAVKHILEEVGAKESAIKPVYTLAEIRLYLAFSKGTPAETVQRWQTELEKRKESGEFARLYQKWFGTLPPPLENQIFWHKTD; encoded by the coding sequence ATGAGCTTAGGTTATTCAGGGCTGGTTTTCGCGGTAACTGCGCCAGTACGTTTAGTCACTGAAGCTTGGCCCCCCATGAGTTTTGAGCAAGATGGCGTGCCCACAGGCTTTGGGGTTGAATTGGTTAATATGCTGCAAGTTAGCCTTGGGCAGCAGCAGAGTATCGAAGTATTACCTTGGGCTCGGGCTTATTCTATCGCCAGCACAACGCCAAATGTGCTGTTGTTTGCAACATCGATCAGCGATGAGCGGGAAACCCATTTTGACTTTATTGGCCCTATTGCGACCAGTAAAATCACTCTCTACGCCAAAGCCGACGATAGTATTAATATCAATCAGTTATCTGATGTTAATGCGGCGGGAATCGTTGGTGTTTATCGTGAATCCGTGGGGGCGCAACTGTTACAACAACAGGGCGTTAATGCATTATTAGTGGCGAGTTTTCCTCAGCAATCGGCGAAACAGTTATTATTTTCTCGGGTGCGACTTTGGTGTCAGGCTGATTTAGCCGTTAAGCACATTCTCGAAGAAGTGGGGGCGAAGGAGTCGGCTATCAAACCCGTTTATACTCTCGCTGAAATCCGTCTGTATCTCGCTTTCTCTAAGGGGACGCCTGCAGAAACGGTTCAGCGCTGGCAAACTGAGTTAGAAAAGCGAAAAGAGTCAGGCGAGTTTGCAAGGCTTTATCAAAAATGGTTTGGTACTTTACCCCCGCCCCTTGAAAATCAGATTTTTTGGCATAAGACTGATTAA